CGAGTAAACATCTTCTTTTAACGATTCTATCATGCTTTCCATTTCCATTACACGCTCTTCAATCGAGTCGTTTGATGCATTTGCCTTTCTTAGGTTAGATTCGGACTCATTGACCTTTTCTTCTAAAACTTTGACTTTTTCCCTCAAACTTGACACTTCAAGATTATCTGCAACAAGCTGTGTGATTCTGCTATTAAGTTTTTCTATCGAAGCGTCTTTTGCATTCAACAGTTTGATGCAGTTTTCGAGCTTCAATCTAAATCCATCTTCTCTTTGATTAAtaccattgagattgaattggacgAGTTGATGTCCAGCTACCAAATCTCTTGAAACTCCCATTAGAACAACGGCAGCATTTTCTGCCTCCAAAAACCGACCCCAAACAACCTCAGCTGCTTCTTCCATAATGAATGCTACTTGTTCTGTTAACCGTAACTTTAGTTTCAAatcttcttcatcttgtttCGATTCTGTTAGTTTCTTCTCCAGATCAAGCTCTCTTGACAAAGATTTCTCCAGCATTCTAAGAACATGTACTTTATCTATTGTTTGTAGTCTTGGCTTTACTTCAACGTCCAAAACTCGAAAATCTCCTGAGAAACCTTTATGTTTCATTgaaagacaaaaacaaaaaccatcaCAAAACAAATCAAAGTCATCTAATTCTTtccaatatatacacatatcagCAACTTCAGGCCCATTTTTAAGTTGTGTAACCGCATGAACAAAAAGGCTCTGACTTTTTGAGAAGTCTTCATATAGGTGTTAAGCACTAAATTAGCGCCATGTCAGAATATAAATCAACATGTTCAAAAGTCATGGACAGGTTACTCTCaacattattatattaactAGCTATCGGATTGACCTTACATCAGAACTTTTGAAGGTGTGATGATTTCGTGAGTGATACCAAAGTTAGTTACACAAAACACACATCAAATTGAAGTTCGTGACTTTTTATTGCATACAATAAGAAACAGTCTCGTTTAGAAATATTGGAATATAAAGATAATGACTTTGACTTACATTCATTGTTATTGAAAGCTAATGATGTCATTTGAAGTTTGGccaacttcatcttcatctcAAGAACATATTCTTgtgattgcttcaaagaatctTCAGAATCGTGCAATTTCTTTTCAACAATGGAGAACAATTCTCCTAGATGTTTACAAGAAGACGATCTTTGATGAGCATCAACAAGGTCAACTCGAATGGAATCCATTGACCCGTCAAGTTCTTTGACCTCAGAATCCAAGAAACTAAATAAAAGATCGATTTTCAAAGACTTCTCAATGAATTCTACTGAGACATCATCAGCAGCCATTGCTTCAAAGTCGTTTTCCCATGATAATATGTACAATAAAAGACTTTCCAAATTGAGTAACTTCTCTGATGCATATGCTAATTCTAGATCAACTTTAGTCAAAATCTCCATAGAGGTTCCTATTTCTCCCATATCCTTGGCATCAGAGGTGGTACCCTCATGAAAACACACTAACTCAGGGTTAATGACATTACTACTATATGTTAAAATGGAGTCCATtcttgtttatctttttttggTGCCAATCctgcagaaaaaaaaaagaaaagagaaccAAATAAAAAAGCAATACAAAACAACATGAAACACACTTTGAGGCATTTGATCAAAGAGTTTAGTTGGCATTATCGATTACGAATGAATGGTAGTACTCGTACTACTTTTAATTCATAGATAAACAGATATTATTTGGCTTTTGAGTTCAAACCAAAATACAGCTATTGTTTGGCTTTCTAGCTTCAAACTTTATACAAGTTCAAGAATATAAAACGTTAATAACCGGCATCGCTGACTCTTACACACACCCCAGCTAAGAACAACTTTATAAACATACCACAAACTATTAAATAAACAGTGAAGTTCAAGAATCTTATGATTCAAAACAAAAGTGAAAAAGCTATATTCTTGTCTTGAAATGAGGGTGTATAAGCCTAAACTCCCAAGATGGGTTAATTACTTCAAAcgtaaaaacataaaattataacttttctaAATCTACCAATTTGTTCTTGTCTATTTTCAATTTGAGAAAACAAGTTTAAATTATCACAATAAAAGAGACTAATGCTAGGACATCAGGAACATCATGCAAATAATATGTCACCTAATTTTCCAAAGATAGAAAGGGATTCTAATTTTTAAGAATTTCAACTGTTTCCCACCAAATTCAAGTAATTACAACCTCATAATTCATCATTATTAAATAAACCAAAATCACACCAAAACTAAGGATATAAAAGGCAATAAACAAAAAGCAAGAAAAGAAAGACACCAAGGTAAAAACAGGGCAAATTTCAACCAACTACAATTTTCGATTCTTATACATTAAATTGACAAAAAGCACAAAACTTTCAAGCTTAATAAACAAACCCAgacaaattttataaatactaAGCAGTAAATCTTAAAAGTCATATAAAATCTTGAACGGAAAAACAAATAGCATAAAAACAGAACACCCACCTGCAAAACTCAAGAATTTCAGCCGGGTCGGGTCGAATTTCAAGCCAAGTTTGCGACTTTATGGGTCTTTATCAATCTAACTCAACATGGGTTTGCTGTTTCATCAAAAGGGATCTCCGCCATATAATAATCTTGGAAATTTTGCTGAAATGATAAGTACTAACGTGCGCCTTGTGAAATATTTAAGACCATGGAAAATGGtcaacttaaataaaaaaagatggtGAGGATTGGGGGAGCGTAGCGGCTAGATTGAATAAGTTTGTCCTGACCTGGGGTCTACTGAGGATATTGGCCAATAATGTAGTGACACGTCATGGATATATGATTAGTAAGAAAATTACATGTGACCCAAACTTTAACCATTTTTGGTACAAAAGTTAGTGTAGGTATAGTTGGTATTTCACTCAACCTCCAATGTTGGACACTCCAATCATTACATGCAAATTATAACATGGATAATGGATTGTATGTTTAGTATTTGTAGGAGATTAACCTTTGAGTTTTAGtgtaaatgtaaatgtaaatgatATTGTAATTGAGTGAAAAACACGAACCTATTTGGCTATTTCCGAGTAATTACTTGAGTTTGAtactttgatttttaaaatattggaAATCGAtctattttgattttgttgaatCGAACTTGAGTACATTGCGTAGTCTGGATCAACTAAactaacatataaaaataatattataaaaataaaattgtgagttgctACTTGCTAGCATCTGTGTTTGAATAGATTTGAGTGTTATAATTTCCTATTGAATTTGGACATTATCTATTCATCTTTGTGTCTTTGTACAGTTTTGTTTTTCTCTATTATATACTTTACATGGTTTTCATATTACGTAAACGAGATGAACTTGAAAGTAAAGAGTTTGAACTTCCTACTTATAATACTTTTGATGAATGTTGGGGTTAAGATATTAATCTTGAAAGTATGTTGATAAAAACCAACTCTACTCGACATGGTTGTACACTTAAACCTTTATGCTGAActaggtttgtttttttttattaacagcAACAAGGattttattaacttaaaatTTAGCAAGATGTTGGAGCAAAGTTACATAGTTTATATCCGAGGAAAAgcaacaaaatacaagagtgaAAATAATGTATTACAGGGAAATTTTAGAAACTAAAGGTTATTTAGATTGGAGAATTTCCTTAATTTTCGAAAAGATCattaattttcataaaactaataaatattatttaatttaagattTTGATGGGCTattattaaatgtataaaataattgtacactaatcataaaatttaaaggtaaatttttaatataaaaaaaaatttgcaatTTTACATGCTCGTTAGGTAGATCACTAAAGATTGTCTTGAACATTTccctttaatttatattattgatatttcttttcttGCAATTTCCcatataattgatatattaataactaaaacaaaatattaaaaagttaaatattatgtaatatatgttATCTTTGTctatcatatatgtataaaaaatattaatcgaTAATCGATAATTTTAAATCACCTCAAAAAATTAACATTACTATGACATATTAAGTTTTCATTAttcatctatctataatataactaaaagaggggtttaaaggtacacttggcacccttaATCTCCCTCTTTTAGCCTAATATTCTCtctttattaatcctctattttttcaatatttattaaataaaaatggcacctttaataaaaataatcttataaaaaatatttattattattatctatatatatatgacttagaaaaaaccctcacatgTTCTCAACCTTAATAAAAAacctacggcaaaaaaaaagaagctacgatcgactatcaaaaatgtttttttatttatatacattgttcatatttgatcattattattattaattaatattaattttttatgttattgttattgttattattatctcttttaatttaatttgttgtccattataggttcattatggttTCTTAAACcgtcacatattctcaaccctgAGGAAAAACCTACggccaaaaagaagaaaatcaaaacgttcgagatggtatTTGTTGacgaattggtatgtattttttaaattatatactctacactttttgtttctttttttatttaactaaagttagaaaaaaaaggtaaacatgaataaatatttatatgaagttaattttcatatgttgtttctttagctttcgtattgattaagttgtgatattggtcatacactttttgtttatctgaaaatcaaaacattcgagatAGTCTTttttgatgaattggtatgtatttttcaaattatatattctacactttttatttttctttttatttaactaaagttggaaaaaaagggtaaactgaaatctatatttatatggagttatttttcaaatgtttcttctttaaatttcgtattgattaaattgtgatattggtcatacactttttgtttatctttcaatttaactaaagttgaaaaaaaaggtaaactgaaataaatatttatatggagttaattttcatatatttcttctttagctttcgtattcattaaattgtgatattggtcatacactttttgtttcacaattattataaaatttatatagtttgagACTACCTGTCCAATGGACGAGCCTGAACACTagtattcatattcatattcatatataaaatactaatattaatttaaattaaagaaGTTATATGTTAACTTATATTTCTAATGAGTATGTACATCAACaatattattatacatacataaaattaaatctaatatTTTTAACCTATTCATATGTATACATCAAAGTAAAATCTACTTACATGATATGGATGCTACTTAACTTATACctaaaaaagtaaagtaaaggccTTAAGGCCACCAAACTTTCCGTGAAAATTATTTACTCTACGGGCCCCGTTGCCGACAAAATTTTAGTGTTATTTCATGTGTTTTTACGCGAGACTATTATTATCGTTGAGTACTCTTAAATTAATCATAGTATCGGTTAATTTTTCAAAGTGTAGTCTAACCATATTCACGGTTATACGAGATATTAATTATATTCTTACAAGAAAAATTATAGGTTTCAATGTCATTAACTAACATCTTGGAAAATTCTtgaaaaagattaagaaacagCCACAAAATATTTTGGTTAGACAACATATAGTGTAGATAATCTCATATACGCTATATACTTTGGTAATCATCTATATATAATGAAGTTAACTCGGTCTCTCGGTCATGATAGACTAAGAACTTAAGAAGTTACACAGGGTACATgatcaatattttaaaaatagggTTCATCCCAACCATTGATAACGCATGTCGATTTTCGGTATGAACATCCCACACTCTCTACACCTCTCACCTTTAAGTTCTACAACTCAAATTTTATAATGAAGAGTGTATGCTTTATCGATCATGGTCTCTTGGATGTCATAATTCTTTTTGGATGTCACAATTCTCCTTTTTCCTCTTTCATTGGAGGCTGACCAGATGGTTTGGTACTCACATAAACAAATAATGGGGAATGATTAATTCTCTTAATTTATTAGTCTAAAAAAAGACCTAGAGATTAGAAACCATTGGGTTAAACCCAAGTGGTCAGGGatgtttcactaaacctgctatgcggGGTCCCGAAGGAGTTTACttcaaggtctcgagttcgagctttgataggttctcctcgacggtattttcTAATAAAGGAAGTGGTACGGTGAGAAAaactatttaagatccgcttagtgtGAGACCCTTTCGTTATGCAATTAACACACATCATACacgtctgaggtaaaattcacttgataaaaaaaaaagtaaagattaGAGAAAGAAAACTCATAAGGCATGTGTCAAATATCTAAGTCATTAGGGATATCTTTAATTCCATATTTTAGGTCTATGAATCATTTTCCAactaataattgtgtcctaggGCGTACATTAGCAACCAAAAGAATCCTAAAGTAACAATACATGGACCAAAATTTAAGTCCACCAACTCCCACGGGCCATCGCAAAATACCAAAGATTCCAGACATGTTTGCCAGAGAAAAAGGAACATCATTTTGGCCCTACATATATATCACATTCGCATCTCCAGCATTGTACTTCGTGGTTGTTTAGTTATTGTCGCCACAATTTGTTTTGGCTCGAATTTGGTATGGTACTAACCAGTTCGGTATGTATTGTTATAGATACCATCCTTACTCGTAGTTAAGCTTATGTGACTGAATGAGGTCTGTTTAATGTTTGGAACCAAAAGTTAAATGACTAGTTCTAGTATTTATTTTGATCGGGACTACGTACCAAAATATGTTtgtgattaaattaaaaatttttacaaTAAGTCTACTTGGACAagtataactttgttttttggtttataATTGTTTTCCTTTTAACatggtttttatattattagaGTGCGACTTGTGgttatattatctatatatatctaaaagttctatCAAGCAAGTGGAAAAATTGACGCATTCTTGACGTTTTATCGATGTGTACTTAATAGGTTTAATTAGCATTTCATTAATATGATAGTTAATAATCTCTTTTACTAATGATCTATAGGTACTTAATAGGGGTTAGTTACCAAGCTTAATTACTTTTGAttagttataaaaatacatacttatgcatacatatgatatatatgagtCTGTTGAATGTAATGCTAATAATATGAGTTGATTGAGTCTTCATGAATAAGTCGTAATAACCTACTCACCATTTAATTATTTAGTCCAGCCCAACAGGCTCCAAAGTCCAAACCCAACCATTCATATACGTATTTCTAAACTATTCATCTCCCAACCggttacatttaaaaaaatcaactaTTCATATACTTCATGGATACAACAATATCAACTATTCAGATCAAAGTGCGAATGGAGATTATTGGGGCTTCCGAAATCCTCATTATTCAAAatcttgatttttgatttttatcttCGTTTCCCCTTTTGATGTATATTATTGATCCTcatattctttctttttctttttggaggTAATCTATCTGCTATATATGGTAATTAAATCTttctaactcttttttttttttacttttcagttCTATGTATCTTGATTGTTGTTTATGTTTTCGAATTaaatacttttgtttttgtttattaatcaaCTAAATTTTTTTCCCCCTCTTTTTGTCTTACAGGTATTTTAAAGATGATGGTAATATTTAAGGTtagtgtatttttatttatatattttgttgtgcAATCAAACTCAATTAGTAACAAAATCTAAAAGATATTGAGTCATAATTGAAACTATGATGTGATTTGGCTGTCATTAGTTGATTGTATAGAAAAGAGTGCTAAAATGGAGTCCTGGATTAGAGAGGCATATCGTATGGAGAAAGGTGGTTAACGAGTCCCACTTGCCCCATTTTTTGGTAATATGGAGAAAGAGTTTGTTGAAATTCAAAAGGTTCTATTGGCAATGCAGGTTGTGCTTCCTTGAATCTATTTTGATATTAATTACCATAGTCTATAGTTACATGCTCCACTTTTATTTGCATTTAGTCTTCTCTGTCATAGTAACAATACCAAAAGCCGACGAAAAGAGGAATATGGATTTGTGATACTTACTTTTGTAGGTCATATGCTTTTTTCTTTCATGTATGTCTGCTGAAGACATGTTTGGAAGTGGAAAAGAGGTTTGCACAGGTTTGGCGATTTTAATTGtcattacaaattttatttggGAAGTGTCATCCATAGCTCTAAGTTCTTTTGACTTTGGTTGTAGTTCTTATAGTCACCATAATAATGTGAATTGTAGACTAGATGTTGTCGTCAGCGGCTTGGCAATTCAATAAGCTATAAGCATTTGAAACTGGGTGCCCGGTAATATATTTAACGGTTTAAGATCATTGTGTTTGACATAATAGCTTACTGGAGTATTCTTATGTTGTTTCATTTGTTCATTTCTCATGATATATTTCGGCTCATGTATTTGCTCTCAAAAAGAAACCGATATTACTTCTCTTTCCGGCAATTGGAAATGGAATTTTGAAACCCATCTAatgatttgatatattttcTAGAGCCATCCATTTGAGACTACAAAACCGGTCCAAAATATGTATATTCTTTAAAAATCTGTGTGACCAGTAATATAGATGAGTCTAAAGACGCTTTGTTTGAGGTAAATGAGAGTTGCTGTATTGCCCTACATTTGTGTACCGTTTTTTTGGCTGGCATAAACTTTATTCAGAGGTGGTAACATGGACGGGACTGGTGGGTTTTATAATGCTTCAAAACGAAGTTTTCACGGCAAGGAGTAAAAGGTTTATTTAGCAGTGATTTTGTCAAATATATCATGTGTTTTTTGATAGGAAACGTATGGTTTATTTGCCTCTTTTCTTGctattcttttgtttttcagGAAGAACATAATGAAGCGACTGCGAAACTTGATTCCGTGTGTGATGCAATACGACCTGCAATTGAAGAACGTGAAAGGGACAGTCTAGATAGTCTTCCGGTTAATGTAGCAGAAAAATGGATAGAGGCTTCATGCTCAAAACTATAAGCAGATTTCGATTTTTACTAAGCTGTAGTAAAAAATGTGGTATACCCTCCTATTACATTCTTCGAGATGAACGTACAGATTTGGTTATGAGGTTTGATCATGCAGTTTGAGATGTCAACGACAACTATTGATGGTAGTTAATCAACTAGGAAACTGCATTTTGAAGTTCTTGAAAACTTTGTGAGTgagtgtttatttatttatctttttatgttATAGATGATGATAAATAGAGTCGGGTACAAATTCATGCATAGGGTTAAATAGGCTCTCTCATTGATGGCTTTTATAAGAACTATACAtgtagtttttcttttcatgtttttataaattgttaGAAGTAGGATTAAAATAGTGTTCGCGATTCCTATCCAGCTGTATAATCATTTAGCATATTGTTACAACTTATAACTGGATATTGACAAGAACTTTTATGGCTCATGGGTTTAGCTACCTAGGAACTGTGTGTGTTGCTTcaagtttgttttatataatagcTCACACCAATACTGACGTTGTCTAATTCTGCTATATACCTTTTAAAGATATGGTTCATGTTCTCTATTCTTCTTACCGCCTATATAAGATCTAGAACGTATGTAGTGTTGGTTGCCCACACATTTATAAGCAACTGTTGGAATGGGTTCGTGATAAGCGCAAGAGGGAGGTATCCAATTGTTAAGTCCAATGTAAACGGCCATTGAAACATGTATAGAGTACAGGTTGATGTAACTGATGGGACAACTAAGATTATCATGAAGGCAGAAGAGGTTTGCATATGTTGTATCATTGTTTGCTCTTCAACTTGACATTACTCTCTAACCTGTAGTTTTGAATTAATTGTGCAGGACGAGACTGGTAACACGTATGTCATGCCTCTATTCTCATTGTCgtccaaaaataaaaagcacCACTAATTGGCCCAGTAACCTGTTCTCTTGCCAGCATACCACGAGACcaaaaaatatacaataaaacCCGACCGTTTACCTAGCCGTGCAATGCACGGGTCTTCACTCTAGTAATATGATATATTGGGATGACACTTTAGAGTGACAAAACTTGTATTGAAAGTGACAAGTAACATTTATTGTATGctgaataaaatataataaaaatcgtAAATATTGGTTTTGTAATGAAATGGTAGACAATTTAACATGAAGAAAAACGGTTTATTAAGTACATAATTTATACTTCATGATCCAAATGTACCCATACTCGGGTCGGGCTATCCCCTTGGTATATACTCTGACTTATGTAGTTGTACTCGTATTAAAAGTTTAACAAATccaaaataaatttcaaaaaaaaagtaagtacaCATATTACGGAGGAAACTAAAGAACCTTGTTAATGTTTGTTTAGTCTCTTAATAAAAAGTCGtgacataataaaaaaatacttaattcatCAAGTTATCAAAAACATTTACCTTTTtacttaaacaaaaaaattaacttaattaGTATAGATATTATCTATCTATTGAGTAAATTTATTAATTCAGTcccttaatttaaaaaaaacaaacaaacatcgGCTATTTTAGGTCAGACAGTTTCAATCAGCCCAGTCAACAGACCAgcccaaacaaataaattagcaaattatcaatttttttttttttggaaaaaatatgaaataatgtCTTTTCCAGCAATATCAAACTACTATTGTTCTTTGCTTAAGCTCTACTGTGAAACCCATAACCAATTTCAAGTAAAGAAGCTACATTGCTATATAATCAAGACGCTTTTCGATACCGAAACATTTTTGCTCAATAATCTCATTAGCAGTTACTGTAAACTAGGAAATATTAATTATGCAcgcaaggtgtttgatgaaattccCCAACCAAATTTATTCTCATGGAACAACATTCTTTCTGCTTATTCGAAATCCGGGAACTTATTAGAAATGGAAAAGATATTGAATATAATGCCGAGACGAGATGGGGTGTCGTGGAATTCGGTTATATCTGGTTATGCTAGTTTTGGTACTTATGGGAAAGCGGTGGAGGCGTATAAGATGATGTTGAAGGAAGAAAGAGGGGTGAGTTTGAATAGGATTACGTTCTCGACTATGCTTATTTTGTCGTCGAATAATGGGTTAGTTGATTTGGGTAAGCAAATACATGGACAAGTGGTGAGTTATGGGTTTGAATCTTATGTGTTTGTGGGTAGCCCGTTGGTGGAAATGTATTGCAAAGCGGGTATTGTGAATGATGCGAGACGTGTTTTTGATGGGTTGCCTGAAAAGAATGTGGTGATGTATAATACGATGATTATGGGTCTTCTTCGTTGTGGCATGGTTAAGGCTTCAGAGGAGTTATTTGGTTCTATGAATGAGAAAGATTCGATCACTTGGACAACGATGGTTACAGGGTTTACCCAAAATGGTTTAGAGAGAAAAGCAATTAATATATTTAGGGAAATGAGGATGCAGGGAATGGGTATAGACCAGTTTACTCTTGGAAGCATCTTGATGGCTTGTAGTGCAATTACGGCTTTAAAGGAAGGTTCACAAATTCATGCATATATTACAAGGAACGATCTTATGGATAATATATATGTCGGAAGTTCACTTGTTGATATGTATTTGAAGTGTAAACATGTGAACTATGCAGAAATGGTATTTAATAGGATgtcgtttaaaaatattgtaTCTTGGACTGCAATGATAGTGGGTTATGGTCAAAATGGGCACAGTGAAGAAGCGTTAAGGGTTTATGTTGATATGCAAAGAAATGGCGTTGAGCCTGATGAATATACTCTTGGAAGTGTAATCAGCTCAAGTGCAAATCTTGCCAGTTTAGAAGAGGGTGCTCAGTTTCA
The sequence above is drawn from the Erigeron canadensis isolate Cc75 chromosome 4, C_canadensis_v1, whole genome shotgun sequence genome and encodes:
- the LOC122598480 gene encoding WPP domain-interacting tail-anchored protein 2-like isoform X1, which codes for MDSILTYSSNVINPELVCFHEGTTSDAKDMGEIGTSMEILTKVDLELAYASEKLLNLESLLLYILSWENDFEAMAADDVSVEFIEKSLKIDLLFSFLDSEVKELDGSMDSIRVDLVDAHQRSSSCKHLGELFSIVEKKLHDSEDSLKQSQEYVLEMKMKLAKLQMTSLAFNNNECFSGDFRVLDVEVKPRLQTIDKVHVLRMLEKSLSRELDLEKKLTESKQDEEDLKLKLRLTEQVAFIMEEAAEVVWGRFLEAENAAVVLMGVSRDLVAGHQLVQFNLNGINQREDGFRLKLENCIKLLNAKDASIEKLNSRITQLVADNLEVSSLREKVKVLEEKVNESESNLRKANASNDSIEERVMEMESMIESLKEDVYSAENRAETAEGKVAELTDSNIELSEELGFLKGSHETSSKKMSLLEKQSRELELQLQNAKVSSEAGQEQQNMLYSAIWDMETLIDELKQKVSTAEGRAENAEEQCLLLTDTTSELTKEVEFLKAEVESLETSLIRANLDKMASAKDISIKTKLIMDTVNQLATERERIAKQLHSQTEEKRILMDALQKINKDVFTTMYKKDIIHDTTSIFPNHGLKKATSSEKLQQNLIKVEEIQVLDDTSIHDPEPESSITDSNPSLDEVELEEPQPRTKRRLVLRAICVLLVSVLTAFFMDWKQVVLMFWLGTFILSVTCCFV
- the LOC122598480 gene encoding WPP domain-interacting tail-anchored protein 2-like isoform X2 — its product is MDSILTYSSNVINPELVCFHEGTTSDAKDMGEIGTSMEILTKVDLELAYASEKLLNLESLLLYILSWENDFEAMAADDVSVEFIEKSLKIDLLFSFLDSEVKELDGSMDSIRVDLVDAHQRSSSCKHLGELFSIVEKKLHDSEDSLKQSQEYVLEMKMKLAKLQMTSLAFNNNECFSGDFRVLDVEVKPRLQTIDKVHVLRMLEKSLSRELDLEKKLTESKQDEEDLKLKLRLTEQVAFIMEEAAEVVWGRFLEAENAAVVLMGVSRDLVAGHQLVQFNLNGINQREDGFRLKLENCIKLLNAKDASIEKLNSRITQLVADNLEVSSLREKVKVLEEKVNESESNLRKANASNDSIEERVMEMESMIESLKEDVYSAENRAETAEGKVAELTDSNIELSEELGFLKGSHETSSKKMSLLEKQSRELELQLQNAKVSSEAGQEQQNMLYSAIWDMETLIDELKQKVSTAEGRAENAEEQCLLLTDTTSELTKEVEFLKAEVESLETSLIRANLDKMASAKDISIKTKLIMDTVNQLATERERIAKQLHSQTEEKRILMDALQKINKDVFTTMYKKDIIHDTTSIFPNHGLKKATSSEKLQQNLIKAG
- the LOC122597339 gene encoding putative pentatricopeptide repeat-containing protein At1g68930, which gives rise to MSFPAISNYYCSLLKLYCETHNQFQVKKLHCYIIKTLFDTETFLLNNLISSYCKLGNINYARKVFDEIPQPNLFSWNNILSAYSKSGNLLEMEKILNIMPRRDGVSWNSVISGYASFGTYGKAVEAYKMMLKEERGVSLNRITFSTMLILSSNNGLVDLGKQIHGQVVSYGFESYVFVGSPLVEMYCKAGIVNDARRVFDGLPEKNVVMYNTMIMGLLRCGMVKASEELFGSMNEKDSITWTTMVTGFTQNGLERKAINIFREMRMQGMGIDQFTLGSILMACSAITALKEGSQIHAYITRNDLMDNIYVGSSLVDMYLKCKHVNYAEMVFNRMSFKNIVSWTAMIVGYGQNGHSEEALRVYVDMQRNGVEPDEYTLGSVISSSANLASLEEGAQFHGQAVVSGLISFITVSNALVTFYGKCGTVEKSSQLFDEMKIKDEVSYTALITGYSQFGEANKTINLFNQMLASQLRPDGVTFIGVLSACSRAGLVEQGRGYFKSMVEEHGIVPVSDHYSCMIDLFSRAGKLEDAKCFINDMPFSPDAFGWTTLLSSCRSHGNLEIGKWAAKSLQELEPQNPASYVLLTKLYSSKKEWDEVAQLRTEMKHNNIRKEQGLSWIKYKNKVHVFSADDRSSPYSDMIYDELEKLNAKMILAGFEHDMKSAHHNVEDSEKVSMLNHHSEKLAIAFGLIFIPQNIPIRVVKNLRVCGDCHAATKCISKLTNREILVRDGARYHLFKNGTCSCGDFW